The DNA segment TGGAGCGGCTATAGAGCAGCGCCAGAATCTGCATCATGATCGGCGCACCCAGCATCGAGATGTTCTGCACCTGCGGCATCAGCGCGCGCAACGGATGCGACATCTCTTTGGACTTGGTGGATTGAGCGATGATGGTCTCGAGCCGCGTGCGTGGATCCTCGACATTGGTCGCGATCGAGCAGATCATGCCGAACACCTGGTTGTTGGCGTCGGTATTGCCTTCCTCGCGTAGCGAGATCGGGACGCCCGCCGTCATCGATTTGGTCGGCAGCGCGCCACGCTCGATGAGATAACGCCGCACGACGCCGCTTGAGATCGCGAGCACGACGTCATTGAGCTTGCCATTAGCCGCTTTCGCCACAGCCTTGGCGCGCGACAGCGGGATCGAGACTCCGGCAAAGCTGCGCTCGGACGATATCTGTTTGTTGAGAGGGGTCGGCGGCGACATCATGCCCGCAAGGCTCTCGCGCGACTTCGGATCGGCAATCTTGCCGACCACATCGGAGACGCTCTTGAGCAATGTCGGCACATTGCCGGCAAACTTGATCGCATTCTCGATCTGGAACATCGCATTGTCGAACAGGATCGAACCTAGGTCGCTTTTGCCGGAGCGCGGCAATTCGATGCTCTTGGCCGCCGCAGACGCATTGAACGGCTCGCGCCAGAGCTGCTGATAGGAATCCAGAAGATTGGCCGCGATGTCGCGCGGCTCCTGGTCGACCTTGGCCCGCTCGGTCGGCGGTTCGACTTCGCGGGGCACCGGGGTCAGATCATAGATCATGTTGGTCAATGCCGCGCCCGCGCCGCCGTCGATGCAGGCGTGATGCATCTTCGAATAGAGCCCGATCTCGTTGTCCTTCATGCCTTCGAAGACATAGAACTCCCAGAGCGGGCGCGCGCGATTGAGCAGCTTGGCATGCATCCAGCCGACGATGCGTTCGAGCGTGGCGCGATCGCGCGGTGCCGGCAGGCTGGCGCGGAAGATATGACGGTCGATATCGAACTGGTCGTCCTCGACCCAGGACGGATGGTCGATGTCGAGTGGCGCCTTCTCCAGGCGCGCTTTCAGGATCGGCGCAATATGCATGCGCGAGGCGATCATCGCCTTGAAGTCTTCGAAGAAGTCGCCTTTGTAACCTTCCGGCAGACGGAAGATCGCCATGCTTCCGACATGCATCGGCATTTCCGGCGTTTCCAGATACAGAAACGACGCGTCCATAGCAGACAGTTTCCTGGCGTCGCTCATAGGCTCCTCCCGCGAACAGTGACGCTACACCTTGGGCGGTGTTTTTGGTTTTGGTTCGAGCGTTCAGACGGTCCCGTTAGCTCGGGACGCTAATCAGGATTGTGCCCGTTCTGGCGGCGCATATGCAATGGCAAAGGGCCCCGATCGGTCAAATTGGCTGAATTGACCTTCCTGCTGCGCCAGCCGATCGGCGACCGCCCATAATGCCGCCGGGTTGACGCCGAGCCCGACATGGCTTGCGAGGTACACCTCGATATTTTCGGCTACGGCCGAAGGACGCAGCAGACACGTCCGCCAGTTCACGACGCCATCGGCGCGCGAAAAGACCGAGGTCGCCGGCATCGGCAGGTCGCCCGCGATCGCCGCAAGAAACGCGGGATCGTTGCCGACGGTTTCACCGGATAGCATCTCATAAAGCTTCGTGGCGTTGGTGGCGCGCACATCGTTCGCAAACGGGCTTCCGAGCGTCACCACATAACGCACCATATCGGGTGCATGCAGCGCGAGGTCGCGTGCGTAGACGCCGCCGAGGCTCCAGCCGACCAGGCTGACCTTGCGGCCGGTGGTTGCATGAATGGCCGCAAGGCGCTCGCGCAGCGCGGCACGCATCCGCAAAAGGCCGCCGAGATTCCGGCCCATCTGCCAGGCATGGGCGTCGTATCCCAGTTCCGTCAAATAGCGGCGCAACGGAGCCATCGAAAGGTCGCCGGCGAGAAAGCCGGGCAAAGCCAGCACCGGGTGCCCGTCGCCTCTCGGCGCCCGCATCAAGAGCGGAGACATCATCAGGCTGGCGTTGAGCTCGAAGATGCCCCGCATCTCCGCCAGAAGCAGGCCGAGGCCCGGCGGCCGAAGCGTGCGTCCCGCCGGCTGTCCGTCGGGTGACGAGGTCATTTCTTGTCGGACGCGCGTGTGCCGCCGAGGCCGGTCATGGCCGCGAACATATCCGTAAAGCGTTCCGCAAATTTAGGGTCGAATGACAGCCAGCTTTGCATGAGCGCTTCGGGCGAGACCTTCTGGATATTGTCCAGCATCTGGTGCTGAAGCTTTTCCATCACCGCCGTCTGCATGGGCTGCACATCCGGAAGCCCGATAAACTGCCGCGCTTCTTGCGGCGTGCAGTCGATCTCCACGTTAACCTTCATGGGCACTCCCTGGTTGCTTTGACCACGTTAAGCAGTATCGACACGACCTCGCCCGGGACGCAAGCCGTCCGAAGGGCCAAAGCCAAATGTGGTCAACCGAATCGTTCCACGGAATACGGACCAGGGTCGGTAAACGGCGTCGTGCCGGTCATCATTTCAGAGAGCAACCGGCCGGTCACCGGTCCCAGCGTCAGCCCGTGATGCTGATGACCGAAATCGAACCACAGCCCGGGATGGCGAGGCGCCTTCCCGATCACCGGCAGCATGTCCGGCAGGCACGGCCGCGCACCCATCCAGGGCTGGGCATCGACGGGTTCGCCGAGCGGGAACAACGCACGCGCCCGCGGCAATGCCCGTTCGACCTGGATCGGCCGTGGCGGAGCGTCGCGGTGGGCAAACTCCACGCCAGTGGTCAGGCGAATCCCGCGGTTCATCGGCGCAATCAGATAGCCGAGATCGGAATCCAGAACGGGATGATTGAGCACGGCGTTGCCGCTCGCCTTCAGGTGCAAGTGATAGCCGCGCTTGACGCCCAGCGGAATGGAATAACCGAGCGGCCGAAATACCAGATCCGACCACGGCCCAAGCGCCGCCACGACTTCGCGCGCGGACGCACCATTGACACGCCAGCCGCCGGATTCCTGCGTGAGCGTCCGTGCATCGCCGACAACAAAACGTCCGCCCTTGCGCACGAACAATGCCGCATAGGCTTTGGCGAGCGCACCGGGATCGGCAATGAAACCCGGCGTCGGCCAATAGACGGCGCCGGCGAAATCGCCAGTCAGGTTCGGTTCGCGCGCAGTGATCGCCTTGTTGTCGAGGATTTCGCTGGGAACGCCGTACTGCTTGACGCGTTCGGCGTCGCGTACCGCCGCAGCAAGACTGTCCTGCGAACGATACAGCTTGAGCCATCCGGAGCGGCGCAATAACTCCGGCACGCCGGCTTCCGAGATCAGCGCCTCGTGCTCGACAAGGCTGCGCTGAATCAGCGGCCACTCAGCCATCGCACTCTGCATGGCGCGCGCAGGCGTGGACGCAAGATAATAGCGCAACAGCCAGGGCAGAAATTCCGGCAGTTCGGAAATGCGATACAACGAGTTCGGCGAGCGATTGAGCGCATACTGGAAGATCAGCTTGGGGTCCCGGGGAAACATGAGGGGAAAGACCGAGGCGCATTCGATGATGCCCGCATTTCCGTAGCTGGTCTCGTCCCCGGCGTCCTCGTTCCTGTCAACGAGAATGACGTCGCGCCCTTGCTTTTGCAGGTGCAAGGCCGCGCTGACGCCGACCATACCCGCACCCAGCACAAGAACGTCAGCTTTCAGTTCCGCCATCCGTCACTCCCGTATGTTGGCGAAATCCCGAAAAGCCGCCAGCGTTGAACTTAAGGCGGGCACGATGCCCGTAAACCATTGCAGCCAGAGGAAATCGCCTTTGCGCGGCGGCCAAACTCTGGCAACATGGTTCTGACATTTTGTACACCATCGCGGAGAGCTTCCACCAATGCCGTTACGTCAGATCTTGCTTGCAACGGCCACCGCTTCGATTGTCGCTTTCGCCGCGATGCCGGCTTCGAGCCAGACCGTACGCTACGCCAACCAGGGCGAGCTCAAATCCCTTGATCCCTATACGCTCAAGGAAACCACGACCATCGCCCATCATGCCCATGTTTACGAGGGCCTGGTCACCCGCGACAAGGATTTGAAGATCGCCCCCGCGCTTGCCGAAAGCTGGGAAACGCCCGAGCCGACACGCTGGCGCTTCCATCTGCGCAAGGGCGTCAAATTCCACAACGGCGATCCCTTCACCGCCGATGACGTGATCTTCTCGGCCGACCGCGTCCGCGCCAAGGGTTCGAACTTCCTCACCAACGTCCCGGCCGACGCCAAGTTCATCAAGATCGACGACTACACCGTGGACGTCAAACTCGACGCGCCCAATCCCATCCTGACCTCGCAATGGGACGGCTGGTTCATCATGGACAAGAAATGGTGCGAGGAAAACAATTCGGTCGCGCCGACGCCGGCTTCCGCGACCACGCCGAGTTACGCTTCGCTGCACGAGAACGGCACTGGCCCCTTCATCATCGAAAGCCATCAACCCGGCGTGAAGACCGTATTCAAGGTCAATACGAGCTGGTGGAGCAAGCCCGAGCACAACATCAAGGAAATCGTTTTCACGCCGATCGGATCGGCTGCGACGCGCGTCGCCGCCCTTCTGTCCGGTGAAGTCGACGTCATCGAACCGGTGCCAACGCAGGATATTCAGCGCGTGAACTCCGGCGGCAACGCGACGGTGCTAACCGGAATGGAAGTCCGCACGATTTTCCTCGGCATGGATCAGGAGCGCAGCGAGCTGCTCTACTCCAACATCAAGGGCAAGAATCCGTTCAAGGACATTCGCGTCCGCGGGGCCTTCTACAAGGCGATCGATGTCGACCTGATCAAGAACCGGGTGATGCGCGGCCTCTCCACGCCCTCCGCGCTGATGGTCGCGCCGCAGTTGTTCGCGCTCTCGAAGGATTTTGTCCGGCCGAAAGCCGATCCCGACGCCGCCAAGAAACTGATGGTCGAAGCCGGCTACGCGGACGGCTTCGAGGTCACGATGGATTGCCCCAACGACCGCTACATCAATGATGCCGACATTTGCCAGGCCGTGGTCGGCATGCTCGCGCGCATCGGCGTCAAGGTGAATTTGCTGGCGCAGCCCAAGGCGCAGTATTTTGGCAAGGTGTTAAAGCCCGGCGGTTACCAGACCTCGTTCTATCTGTTGGGCTGGACGCCGGCCTCGATGGATTCCCACAACGTGCTGTTCGACATCATGGGCTGTCACGATGCCGCACAGTCGACCCGGGGCGAAGCCAATCTCGGCGGCTATTGCAACAAGGAGCTCGATGTCCTGACCGACAAGGTTCTGATCGAGCCCGACACCGCCAAGCGCGACCAGATGATCAAGCAGGCCTTTGAAATCGGGATCAAGGACTACGGCTATATCCCCCTGCATCAGCAGTCGCTGGCCTGGGGCGTTTCGAAAAAAGTGAAAATCACGCAGCGGGCCGACAACCAGGTTCTGTTCTACTGGGCCACCAAGCAGGAATAGCATTTCGCGCATCACAAGGTCCCGGAAGTTTCGCTTCCGGGACCTGTCATTTCAGTCCAACCACATGCGTCGCGTTCTCTAAGAAGAAGTGAAAGGAAGAAATGCTCGCTTTCACGCTTCGTCGGGCCATTCAGGCGATCGGGGTCATGATCGCCGTCGGGATCATCTCGTTCTCGATGTTCCGCTTCGTCGGCGACCCCGTGAGCCAGATCGTCTCGATCGATACCTCGGCGGCCGAGCGCGCCGAAATCAGACAATCTCTCGGGTTGGATGATCCGGTTGCCGTGCAGTTCCTGCGCTATTTCGCCAATGCCGCGCAGTTCAAGTTCGGCGTCTCCTATCAGTTTCGCCTCCCGGTCGCTGATCTCCTGAAGGAACGGATGCCGGCGACGCTGGAGCTTGCCACCTGCGCCACGATCCTGGCGCTGGTGTTCGGAATCCTGATGGGCGTTTATTCGGCGCTTCGGCGCGACACCTTGCTGGCAAAACTGTTCCAGGCGGTCTCGCTGATCGGCATTTCGCTGCCGACCTTTCTGATCGGCATCCTCCTGATCTATCTGTTCTCGGTGACGCTGGGCTGGCTGCCCTCCTTCGGACGCGGCGATGTCGTGCGGCTGGGCTGGTGGACCACGGGTCTTCTGACCGTTTCGGGGCTGAAGGCCTTGATCATGCCCTCGATCACGCTCGGCCTGTTCCAGATGACGCTGATCATGCGGCTGGTGCGCGCGGAAATGCTCGAGGTGCTGCGCACGGACTATATCCGCTTCGCCCGGGCCCGCGGACTGACCACCCGCGCCATCCATTTCGGCCACGCGCTGAAGAACACGCTGGTTCCCGTGATCACGGTTGCGGGCCTGCAATTTGGCTCGGTTATTGCATTTGCGATCATCACTGAAACCGTCTTCCAGTGGCCCGGCATGGGCCTCCTGTTCGTGCAGGCCGTGCAGAATGTCGATATCCCGATCATGGCGGCGTATTTGCTGATGGTGTCGCTGATCTTCGTCACCATCAATCTCGCCGTCGACGTGCTCTATACGGTAGTCGATCCGCGCCTGCGCGCCACCGTTGGCCGCCCGGCATAAGAGAGCTGACATGTCCGACGCCGCCCTCCCCGACAAAACTGCCGCAGGCCACGCGCCGGCGGCCGGGTTGATCCGGCGCGCACTCGACAGCGACATCTTCTATTCATTCCGCCGCTCGCGGCTCACCATGGTCGCGGCACTCATCACGTTGTTGTTCTTTGCGCTCGCGATCGCCGCACCTCTTATCGCGGTTCAGAATCCCTTCGATCCCAGCGAGCTGCAGCTCATGAATTCGCGGATCGCGCCGCTCTGGACCGCGGACGGTCAGAGCCCGTTCCTGCTCGGCACCGATGAACAAGGCCGCGACGTGCTGTCGGCGATCCTCTATGGTCTGCGCATCTCGCTCCTTGTCGGCATTCTCGGCGTCATCTTGTCAGGCGCACTCGGCATCGCGCTGGGCCTGATCGCTGGTTACTTCGGCGGCGCGATCGACGCGCTGATCATGCGCATTGCCGACGTGCAACTGACCTTTCCCGCCATCCTTATCGCGCTATTGGTCAACGGTATCGTCAAATCGCTGTTCGGCAACCGACTCGACGCGATGAGCATGTTAGGGGTGCTGGTTCTTGCGATCGGCTTGAGCTTCTGGGTGCAGTATGCGCGCACGGTGCGCGGCTCGGTGATGGTGGAAAAGAACAAGGATTATGTGGCGGCGGCGCAGCTCATCGGCCTGCCCGCGCCCGTCATCATGCTGCGGCATGTCCTGCCCAATACGATGGGCCCGATCCTGGTGATTGCGACCATCAACCTCGCGCTCGCCATTATCACCGAGGCCACCCTGTCGTTTCTCGGCGCAGGCATGCCGGAAACCATGCCATCGCTCGGCACCTTGATCCGCATCGGCAACAACTATCTGTTCGCCGGCGAATGGTGGATCGTGGCGTTCCCCGGCATCGCGCTGGCCGTGCTGATCCTGTCCATCAACTTGCTCGGCGACTGGCTGCGCGACGCGCTTAATCCGAAATTGCGATGAGTGAACCCGTTCTTTCCGTGCGTAACCTGCGGGTCGAGTTCGCCACCCGTCACAACGTCCTGCATGCGATCGACGGCATTTCCTTCGATATCGCCAAAGGCGAAGTGCTGGGCGTAGTCGGAGAATCCGGCGCCGGCAAATCGGTGACCGGACTTGCGGTCATTGGATTGATCGACCGGCCCGGCCGCATTGCCGGCGGCGAAATCCATCTTTCGGGTTTGCGGATCGACAATCTGCCGCCGGACGAAATGCGCCGCATCCGGGGCAAGCGAATCGGCATGATTTTTCAGGATCCCCTGACGAGCCTCAATCCGCTCTACCGGATCGGCGATCAGCTGATCGAGACCATCCGCACCCACACCTCTCTCTCCGAACGGGCGGCGCGCAAACGCGCCATCGATCTGCTCGCCGAAGTCGGAATCCCCGCACCGGAAAAACGCATCGATTCCTACCCGCACGAGTTTTCCGGCGGCATGCGCCAACGCGTCGTCATTGCGCTTGCAATATGCGCCGAGCCGGAACTGATCATCGCCGACGAGCCGACCACCGCACTCGACGTTTCGGTGCAGGCCCAGATCATCACCCTGATCAAGCGGCTCGGGCGCGATCACGGCACCGCCGTGATGCTGGTGACCCACGATATGGGCGTGATCGCGGAAACCTCCGACCGCGTCGCCGTGATGTATTCGGGCCGCATCGCCGAAATCGGACCGGTGCGCGACGTCGTGCAAAATCCGCTGCACCCTTACGCCAAGGGCCTGATGGGCGCGATCCCGACCTTGGCGAGCGATGCCACCCGTCTCGTCCAGATTCCCGGCAGCATGCCGCGCCTGTCCGCGATCCCGACCGGCTGCCCGTTCAACCCGCGCTGCGCCTTCGCGTTCGATCGTTGCCATACCGAGCGGCCCGAGCCGATCACGCGCGGCACGCAGGCGGTCGCCTGCCATCTCTACGATGCCGCGCCCGCGGAGAACGCGGCATGACAGAGAAGCCCTTTGTCGGCGTGAAAAACCTCCGCCGCGTTTTCGATGTCTCGAAGCCGTGGCTCAATCGCGTACTCGAAGGCGGCCATCTGGAATATC comes from the Bradyrhizobium erythrophlei genome and includes:
- a CDS encoding ABC transporter substrate-binding protein; protein product: MPLRQILLATATASIVAFAAMPASSQTVRYANQGELKSLDPYTLKETTTIAHHAHVYEGLVTRDKDLKIAPALAESWETPEPTRWRFHLRKGVKFHNGDPFTADDVIFSADRVRAKGSNFLTNVPADAKFIKIDDYTVDVKLDAPNPILTSQWDGWFIMDKKWCEENNSVAPTPASATTPSYASLHENGTGPFIIESHQPGVKTVFKVNTSWWSKPEHNIKEIVFTPIGSAATRVAALLSGEVDVIEPVPTQDIQRVNSGGNATVLTGMEVRTIFLGMDQERSELLYSNIKGKNPFKDIRVRGAFYKAIDVDLIKNRVMRGLSTPSALMVAPQLFALSKDFVRPKADPDAAKKLMVEAGYADGFEVTMDCPNDRYINDADICQAVVGMLARIGVKVNLLAQPKAQYFGKVLKPGGYQTSFYLLGWTPASMDSHNVLFDIMGCHDAAQSTRGEANLGGYCNKELDVLTDKVLIEPDTAKRDQMIKQAFEIGIKDYGYIPLHQQSLAWGVSKKVKITQRADNQVLFYWATKQE
- a CDS encoding WS/DGAT/MGAT family O-acyltransferase — its product is MSDARKLSAMDASFLYLETPEMPMHVGSMAIFRLPEGYKGDFFEDFKAMIASRMHIAPILKARLEKAPLDIDHPSWVEDDQFDIDRHIFRASLPAPRDRATLERIVGWMHAKLLNRARPLWEFYVFEGMKDNEIGLYSKMHHACIDGGAGAALTNMIYDLTPVPREVEPPTERAKVDQEPRDIAANLLDSYQQLWREPFNASAAAKSIELPRSGKSDLGSILFDNAMFQIENAIKFAGNVPTLLKSVSDVVGKIADPKSRESLAGMMSPPTPLNKQISSERSFAGVSIPLSRAKAVAKAANGKLNDVVLAISSGVVRRYLIERGALPTKSMTAGVPISLREEGNTDANNQVFGMICSIATNVEDPRTRLETIIAQSTKSKEMSHPLRALMPQVQNISMLGAPIMMQILALLYSRSNLSDVLPPAANITVSNVPGPRQTLYAAGAELLHIFPVSISTHGLALNITVQSYRDQLDFGFISGANIIPHVQVLCDMVPDEFATLEAAFAPPPADVKGAAE
- a CDS encoding FAD-dependent oxidoreductase is translated as MAELKADVLVLGAGMVGVSAALHLQKQGRDVILVDRNEDAGDETSYGNAGIIECASVFPLMFPRDPKLIFQYALNRSPNSLYRISELPEFLPWLLRYYLASTPARAMQSAMAEWPLIQRSLVEHEALISEAGVPELLRRSGWLKLYRSQDSLAAAVRDAERVKQYGVPSEILDNKAITAREPNLTGDFAGAVYWPTPGFIADPGALAKAYAALFVRKGGRFVVGDARTLTQESGGWRVNGASAREVVAALGPWSDLVFRPLGYSIPLGVKRGYHLHLKASGNAVLNHPVLDSDLGYLIAPMNRGIRLTTGVEFAHRDAPPRPIQVERALPRARALFPLGEPVDAQPWMGARPCLPDMLPVIGKAPRHPGLWFDFGHQHHGLTLGPVTGRLLSEMMTGTTPFTDPGPYSVERFG
- a CDS encoding ABC transporter ATP-binding protein, with translation MSEPVLSVRNLRVEFATRHNVLHAIDGISFDIAKGEVLGVVGESGAGKSVTGLAVIGLIDRPGRIAGGEIHLSGLRIDNLPPDEMRRIRGKRIGMIFQDPLTSLNPLYRIGDQLIETIRTHTSLSERAARKRAIDLLAEVGIPAPEKRIDSYPHEFSGGMRQRVVIALAICAEPELIIADEPTTALDVSVQAQIITLIKRLGRDHGTAVMLVTHDMGVIAETSDRVAVMYSGRIAEIGPVRDVVQNPLHPYAKGLMGAIPTLASDATRLVQIPGSMPRLSAIPTGCPFNPRCAFAFDRCHTERPEPITRGTQAVACHLYDAAPAENAA
- a CDS encoding ABC transporter permease — protein: MSDAALPDKTAAGHAPAAGLIRRALDSDIFYSFRRSRLTMVAALITLLFFALAIAAPLIAVQNPFDPSELQLMNSRIAPLWTADGQSPFLLGTDEQGRDVLSAILYGLRISLLVGILGVILSGALGIALGLIAGYFGGAIDALIMRIADVQLTFPAILIALLVNGIVKSLFGNRLDAMSMLGVLVLAIGLSFWVQYARTVRGSVMVEKNKDYVAAAQLIGLPAPVIMLRHVLPNTMGPILVIATINLALAIITEATLSFLGAGMPETMPSLGTLIRIGNNYLFAGEWWIVAFPGIALAVLILSINLLGDWLRDALNPKLR
- a CDS encoding ABC transporter permease; its protein translation is MLAFTLRRAIQAIGVMIAVGIISFSMFRFVGDPVSQIVSIDTSAAERAEIRQSLGLDDPVAVQFLRYFANAAQFKFGVSYQFRLPVADLLKERMPATLELATCATILALVFGILMGVYSALRRDTLLAKLFQAVSLIGISLPTFLIGILLIYLFSVTLGWLPSFGRGDVVRLGWWTTGLLTVSGLKALIMPSITLGLFQMTLIMRLVRAEMLEVLRTDYIRFARARGLTTRAIHFGHALKNTLVPVITVAGLQFGSVIAFAIITETVFQWPGMGLLFVQAVQNVDIPIMAAYLLMVSLIFVTINLAVDVLYTVVDPRLRATVGRPA
- a CDS encoding DUF6489 family protein, whose translation is MKVNVEIDCTPQEARQFIGLPDVQPMQTAVMEKLQHQMLDNIQKVSPEALMQSWLSFDPKFAERFTDMFAAMTGLGGTRASDKK
- a CDS encoding esterase/lipase family protein — its product is MTSSPDGQPAGRTLRPPGLGLLLAEMRGIFELNASLMMSPLLMRAPRGDGHPVLALPGFLAGDLSMAPLRRYLTELGYDAHAWQMGRNLGGLLRMRAALRERLAAIHATTGRKVSLVGWSLGGVYARDLALHAPDMVRYVVTLGSPFANDVRATNATKLYEMLSGETVGNDPAFLAAIAGDLPMPATSVFSRADGVVNWRTCLLRPSAVAENIEVYLASHVGLGVNPAALWAVADRLAQQEGQFSQFDRSGPFAIAYAPPERAQS